One Podarcis raffonei isolate rPodRaf1 chromosome 3, rPodRaf1.pri, whole genome shotgun sequence genomic region harbors:
- the RIPPLY2 gene encoding protein ripply2 has protein sequence MDSSRLRLCASPPGAHNARICCGGQARSGGFWRPWIPNPKDAERQRRRNYRALCSSSETDSAKLTQYIHPVRLFWPKSRCFDYLYQEAEALLKNFPVQATISFYEDSENEEDSDDSEHDSGAELDS, from the exons ATGGACAGCTCTCGGCTGCGCCTCTGTGCTTCTCCACCTGGCGCGCACAACGCCCGGATCTGCTGCGGAGGACAAGCGAG GTCCGGAGGATTCTGGAGACCTTGGATTCCCAACCCCAAAGATGCAGAAAGGCAGCGCAGGCGAAACTACAGGGCG TTGTGCAGCTCTTCGGAGACAGACTCAGCAAAACTCACACAGTATATACATCCAGTCAG GTTATTCTGGCCCAAATCAAGGTGCTTTGACTACTTGTATCAAGAAGCTGAAGCACTTCTGAAGAACTTTCCTGTCCAAGCCACAATTTCCTTCTATGAagattcagagaatgaggaagatAGTGATGACTCGGAACATGATTCTGGAGCAGAATTGGATTCTTAA